Proteins from a single region of Salipiger sp. H15:
- a CDS encoding FliM/FliN family flagellar motor switch protein, producing the protein MDEIAEGPGALPGEGGAGRGGRSPGAAFTSVPIEITVSVGRARPLVRELLTLGEGSVLTLDRRLEDPVELFVGDKLIGTGALEVTGEGENAQLAVRLLEVMDIQSPG; encoded by the coding sequence ATGGATGAGATTGCGGAAGGCCCCGGCGCCTTGCCCGGTGAAGGCGGGGCGGGACGCGGAGGACGAAGCCCGGGGGCGGCCTTCACCTCGGTCCCGATCGAGATCACCGTGTCGGTCGGCCGCGCCCGCCCGCTGGTGCGCGAGTTGCTCACCCTGGGCGAAGGCTCGGTACTGACCCTCGACCGCCGGCTCGAGGACCCGGTCGAGCTCTTCGTCGGGGACAAGCTGATCGGCACCGGCGCGCTCGAGGTCACCGGCGAGGGCGAGAATGCGCAACTCGCGGTGCGCCTGCTCGAGGTGATGGACATCCAGAGCCCGGGCTGA
- a CDS encoding ABC transporter ATP-binding protein: MSDLRSYFEDFSTPAAGMASSRDAPGEAEVETAKLESFDTGYRAGWDDAIKAQSEETGRISSDFAQNLQDLSFTYNEAYRQVLDGVTPLLEEMLRALLPGLLHETLGLHLSEQLAQMAEEIARREVVIAVAPGTAAQVAPLLARDFGFPLRLEEDETLAEGQADLRFGETERQIDLSGLLQEVSRAVEGFAHDNRRNAAHG; the protein is encoded by the coding sequence GTGAGCGACCTGCGCAGCTACTTCGAGGATTTTTCCACCCCGGCCGCGGGGATGGCCTCCTCCCGCGACGCGCCGGGCGAGGCCGAGGTCGAGACCGCGAAGCTCGAGTCCTTCGACACCGGCTACCGCGCCGGCTGGGACGACGCGATCAAGGCGCAGTCCGAGGAGACCGGCCGCATTTCCAGCGACTTCGCGCAGAACCTGCAGGACCTCTCCTTCACCTACAACGAGGCCTACCGGCAGGTGCTTGACGGGGTGACGCCGCTGCTCGAAGAGATGCTGCGCGCCCTGCTTCCCGGCCTGCTGCACGAGACGCTGGGACTGCACCTGAGCGAGCAGCTCGCGCAGATGGCCGAGGAGATCGCGCGGCGCGAGGTGGTGATCGCGGTCGCCCCCGGCACCGCGGCGCAGGTCGCGCCGCTGCTCGCCCGGGATTTCGGCTTCCCGCTGCGGCTCGAGGAGGACGAGACCCTGGCCGAGGGGCAGGCCGACCTGCGCTTCGGCGAGACGGAACGGCAGATCGACCTCAGCGGCCTCCTGCAGGAGGTGAGCCGCGCGGTCGAGGGGTTTGCCCATGACAATCGGAGGAACGCGGCGCATGGATGA
- the fliF gene encoding flagellar basal-body MS-ring/collar protein FliF — protein MQQLATVWNALTPRRRAVVIGATLAMILAVFGLAKVAGSPPMSLLYAGLENGAAGEVVEALESRGVPYEVRGGAIFVPDSQRDALRMTLASEGLPANSTQGYELLDTLSGFGTTSQMFDAAYWRAKEGELARTIVASPFIATARVHIANSSANPFQRDVTPSASISVSASGAAITPAQARALKYLVASAVPGLVPDQVAVIDSAGGLIGTEDDPGGGPSAEDRAVALRDRVQRLVEARVGAGNAVVEVSVDTVTESESIRERRFDPAGRVAISTDTEQESSNDQNSGSPGVTVASNLPDGQAGGNQSSSSQSTDSRERVNYEVSETMREVTRVPGAVRRLTVAVLVNGSFATAADGTQSFVPLPDAELAALRDLVASAVGFDAARGDEITLRSLPFERPEGLGTGPIEPGWFAVPLDPMTLIQLGVLATVALVLGLFVVRPILSGRGGGAAPLALPGAEPAQMALTGEIDEGDDFAPLATLGSGPDFGGLGMVDFDSPAEADPVDRLRALIEERKTETVEILRSWLDEKEEAK, from the coding sequence TTGCAGCAGCTCGCGACAGTCTGGAACGCGCTCACCCCGCGCCGCCGCGCGGTGGTCATCGGTGCCACGCTCGCGATGATTCTCGCGGTGTTCGGGCTGGCGAAGGTCGCGGGCTCTCCCCCGATGTCGCTGCTCTACGCCGGACTCGAGAACGGCGCCGCGGGCGAGGTGGTCGAGGCGCTCGAATCGCGCGGCGTCCCCTACGAGGTGCGCGGCGGCGCGATCTTCGTTCCCGACAGCCAACGCGACGCGCTGCGCATGACCCTCGCCAGCGAGGGGCTGCCGGCGAACAGCACCCAGGGCTACGAACTGCTCGATACGCTCTCGGGTTTCGGTACCACCTCGCAGATGTTCGACGCCGCCTACTGGCGTGCGAAGGAGGGCGAGCTGGCGCGCACCATCGTCGCCAGCCCGTTCATCGCCACCGCCCGGGTCCACATCGCCAATTCCAGCGCCAATCCGTTCCAGCGCGACGTCACCCCCTCGGCCTCGATCTCGGTCAGTGCCAGCGGCGCCGCGATCACCCCCGCCCAGGCGCGTGCGCTGAAATACCTCGTGGCCTCCGCCGTGCCCGGGCTGGTGCCCGACCAGGTGGCGGTCATCGACAGCGCCGGCGGGCTCATCGGCACCGAGGACGATCCCGGCGGCGGGCCCAGCGCCGAGGACCGCGCCGTGGCGCTGCGCGACCGCGTGCAGCGCCTGGTCGAGGCCCGCGTCGGGGCGGGCAATGCGGTGGTCGAGGTCAGCGTCGACACGGTCACCGAGAGCGAATCGATCCGCGAGCGGCGCTTCGATCCCGCGGGGCGCGTCGCGATCTCCACCGACACCGAGCAGGAAAGCAGCAACGACCAGAACAGCGGCAGCCCCGGCGTGACGGTCGCCTCGAACCTTCCCGACGGCCAGGCCGGCGGGAACCAGAGCTCGTCGAGCCAGAGCACCGATTCGCGCGAGCGGGTGAATTACGAGGTGTCCGAGACCATGCGCGAGGTCACCCGCGTGCCGGGAGCGGTGCGGCGGCTGACCGTCGCGGTGCTGGTCAACGGCAGTTTCGCGACCGCCGCCGACGGCACGCAGAGCTTCGTGCCCCTGCCCGACGCCGAGCTGGCCGCGCTGCGCGACCTCGTCGCCTCCGCCGTCGGCTTCGACGCGGCCCGCGGCGACGAGATCACCCTGCGCTCGCTGCCGTTCGAGCGCCCCGAGGGCCTCGGCACCGGGCCGATCGAGCCCGGCTGGTTCGCGGTGCCGCTGGACCCGATGACGCTGATCCAGCTCGGCGTCCTGGCCACCGTGGCGCTGGTGCTCGGTCTCTTCGTCGTGCGCCCGATCCTCTCGGGCCGGGGCGGCGGCGCGGCCCCGCTCGCCCTGCCCGGCGCGGAGCCGGCGCAGATGGCCCTCACCGGCGAGATCGACGAGGGCGACGATTTCGCGCCGCTTGCCACCCTCGGCAGCGGCCCCGATTTCGGCGGGCTCGGCATGGTGGATTTCGACTCGCCCGCCGAGGCCGACCCGGTCGACCGGCTGCGCGCCCTCATCGAGGAGCGCAAGACCGAGACGGTCGAGATCCTGCGCAGCTGGCTTGACGAGAAGGAAGAGGCGAAGTGA
- a CDS encoding flagellar basal body-associated FliL family protein codes for MTDATADAAGEDDAPRRKGSKLPLLIGLLLALLGGGGGFFAAFSGMLPLGGGPSAGASEGHGGAAGTGHDAAPDGAHGDAHGGAPGAAGFIELPQLVASLGPVTALHHLRFTAQLEVAPEHQAAITQLMPRILDVLNTYLRALEPGDVEAQGALIRLRAQMLRRIQMVAGEDRVHDLLVTEFVLN; via the coding sequence ATGACCGACGCCACCGCCGACGCGGCCGGCGAAGACGATGCGCCGCGCAGGAAAGGTTCGAAACTTCCGCTCCTGATCGGGCTGCTGCTTGCCCTGCTCGGAGGTGGCGGCGGCTTTTTTGCCGCCTTCTCCGGGATGCTGCCGCTTGGCGGGGGGCCTTCCGCAGGGGCCTCCGAAGGTCACGGCGGCGCTGCCGGGACGGGGCACGACGCCGCGCCGGACGGCGCGCATGGCGACGCGCATGGCGGGGCCCCGGGGGCGGCGGGCTTCATCGAGTTGCCGCAGCTGGTCGCCTCGCTGGGGCCGGTCACGGCGCTGCATCACCTGCGCTTCACGGCGCAGCTCGAGGTCGCGCCGGAACACCAGGCGGCCATCACGCAGCTGATGCCGCGCATCCTCGACGTGCTGAACACCTACCTGCGCGCGCTGGAGCCGGGGGACGTCGAGGCGCAGGGCGCGCTCATCCGGCTCCGGGCGCAGATGCTGCGCCGCATCCAGATGGTCGCCGGAGAGGACCGTGTCCACGATCTTCTGGTGACCGAATTCGTCTTGAACTGA
- the trxC gene encoding thioredoxin TrxC — protein MVKLVCLDCGQTNRVPQERLDAAPKCGTCGAALMDGKAHEIDAETLAKAIRTDETPLVVDFWAPWCGPCRMMAPEYSRAATALKGKARLVKLNTEQHQSAAAQFGIRGIPTLIAFGKGREAARQSGAIPAAQIEAFALRATSAKA, from the coding sequence ATGGTCAAGCTTGTCTGCCTCGATTGTGGCCAGACCAACCGTGTCCCGCAAGAGCGTCTTGATGCCGCGCCGAAATGCGGCACCTGCGGCGCGGCGCTGATGGACGGCAAGGCGCACGAGATCGACGCCGAGACGCTGGCAAAGGCGATCCGCACCGACGAGACGCCGCTGGTCGTGGATTTCTGGGCGCCCTGGTGCGGTCCCTGCCGAATGATGGCGCCGGAATATTCCCGGGCCGCCACGGCGCTGAAGGGCAAGGCCCGGCTGGTGAAACTGAACACCGAGCAGCACCAAAGCGCCGCCGCGCAGTTCGGCATCCGCGGGATCCCGACGCTGATCGCCTTCGGCAAGGGCCGCGAAGCCGCGCGCCAGTCCGGGGCGATTCCCGCCGCGCAGATCGAGGCTTTCGCCCTGCGCGCCACCTCTGCAAAGGCCTGA
- a CDS encoding L,D-transpeptidase, translating to MITRRKFVATASAGALLAAVAPASAFALDPKYTPQTVRIRSDMQPGQILIMPRAHFLYYVTAPGEALRYGVGVGKAGLEFTGEAVIQVKKEWPTWRPTNEMIEREPQTYAKFKDNDYVEPGGPGNPLGARALYLFQNGRDTFFRIHGTTQPNTIGYSVSNGCIRMINEHVIDLYQRVPVGTRVTVV from the coding sequence ATGATCACCCGTCGCAAATTCGTCGCCACGGCCAGCGCAGGGGCGCTTCTGGCCGCGGTAGCCCCGGCCTCCGCCTTCGCGCTCGACCCGAAATACACGCCCCAGACCGTCCGCATCCGCTCGGACATGCAGCCGGGGCAGATTCTCATCATGCCGCGCGCGCATTTCCTCTACTACGTCACCGCGCCCGGCGAGGCGCTGCGCTACGGCGTCGGCGTGGGCAAGGCCGGGCTGGAGTTCACCGGCGAGGCGGTGATCCAGGTCAAGAAGGAATGGCCGACCTGGCGCCCGACCAACGAGATGATCGAGCGCGAGCCGCAGACCTACGCCAAGTTCAAGGACAATGACTATGTCGAGCCCGGCGGCCCCGGGAACCCGCTCGGCGCGCGGGCGCTCTACCTGTTCCAGAACGGGCGCGACACGTTCTTCCGCATCCACGGCACGACCCAGCCGAACACCATCGGCTACTCGGTGTCGAACGGCTGCATCCGCATGATCAACGAGCATGTCATCGACCTCTACCAGCGCGTTCCGGTGGGCACGCGGGTCACCGTGGTCTGA
- a CDS encoding arylesterase: protein MARSLTYGGFALLSKAAACLTFLAAPLPASALEILALGDSLTQGYGLPAPDGLVPQLQGWLAEHGHEVTIVNGGVSGDTTAGGLSRVAWSLTPEIDAMIVTLGGNDMLRGIDPATARGNLDGILGEAQARNLPVLLVGMTAPGNYGPDYKAQFDAIYPELSEAHGTLLFADFFTGLREGATSPAELSALMQDDGIHPNAEGVKRVVATLGPSVEALIAQAEDR from the coding sequence TCCTCAGCAAGGCTGCGGCCTGCCTCACTTTTCTGGCAGCCCCCCTGCCCGCCTCGGCGCTGGAGATCCTCGCGCTCGGGGACAGCCTGACGCAGGGCTACGGGCTGCCCGCGCCGGACGGTCTGGTGCCGCAGCTGCAGGGCTGGCTCGCGGAGCACGGGCACGAGGTGACCATCGTGAACGGCGGCGTCTCCGGCGACACGACGGCGGGCGGGCTCTCGCGCGTGGCCTGGTCGCTGACCCCCGAGATCGACGCGATGATCGTGACGCTCGGCGGCAACGACATGCTGCGCGGCATCGACCCCGCGACCGCGCGCGGCAATCTCGACGGCATCCTCGGCGAGGCGCAGGCGCGCAACCTGCCGGTGCTGCTGGTCGGCATGACCGCGCCGGGCAACTACGGCCCCGACTACAAGGCGCAGTTCGACGCCATCTATCCCGAGCTTTCCGAGGCGCACGGCACGCTGCTCTTCGCGGATTTCTTCACCGGGCTGCGCGAGGGGGCGACGTCGCCTGCCGAGCTCTCGGCGCTGATGCAGGATGACGGGATTCACCCCAACGCGGAGGGCGTGAAGCGGGTCGTCGCGACGCTGGGTCCGAGCGTCGAGGCGCTCATCGCGCAGGCCGAGGACAGGTAG